A window of the Aliivibrio salmonicida LFI1238 genome harbors these coding sequences:
- a CDS encoding cupin domain-containing protein: protein MKLHTDLSLQANAFFTASTWVPSPIKEVTRKMLERDGGEIATATSLVNYESDSYFSSHVHTGGEEFLVLEGIFADEHGDYPVGTYMRNPVGTSHAPVVKDGCMILVKLGQYQDGDNTPVHIDTQTQPVSNDSTRHGVQFQLLHTFKHEVVRLEQWQANQTIELENQGGIEILVIDGSFIHEHTNYEKFDWLRLPIGDSLQATIGQHNCTVWIKTGHHIHQIQA, encoded by the coding sequence ATGAAACTACACACTGACTTATCGCTACAAGCGAACGCTTTTTTCACGGCATCAACGTGGGTCCCATCCCCTATTAAAGAGGTAACACGTAAGATGTTAGAGCGTGATGGTGGTGAGATTGCAACAGCCACCTCTCTAGTAAATTATGAATCTGACAGTTATTTTTCTTCTCATGTTCATACTGGCGGCGAAGAGTTTTTAGTATTAGAAGGCATTTTTGCAGACGAGCATGGTGACTACCCTGTTGGTACTTACATGCGCAACCCAGTAGGAACATCACACGCTCCGGTTGTGAAAGATGGCTGCATGATTTTAGTCAAGCTAGGGCAATACCAAGACGGTGACAACACGCCCGTTCATATTGATACCCAAACTCAGCCCGTTAGCAACGACTCGACACGTCATGGGGTTCAATTTCAACTATTGCACACCTTTAAACATGAGGTAGTTCGCCTTGAGCAATGGCAAGCCAATCAGACCATTGAACTTGAAAACCAAGGTGGAATAGAAATACTGGTCATTGATGGATCATTTATCCATGAGCACACCAACTATGAAAAATTTGATTGGCTTCGCTTGCCTATTGGCGATTCATTGCAAGCAACCATCGGGCAGCACAACTGTACCGTCTGGATAAAAACAGGCCACCACATACACCAAATTCAAGCATAA
- a CDS encoding LysR substrate-binding domain-containing protein, whose amino-acid sequence MKLNHLNCLKAFEASARHLSFSLAAKELNVTPAAIGQQVKLLEEWLGISLFERRSSGVSRLALTKEALQGLPEITRGFEHLSQGLALLKPAEVNTILTVAVSPAFAAKWLLMRIDDFQTLHPEWDLRLDTNIRTVDYLAESIDIGVRYGKGEWEGLDNILLMTESVFPVCSPELLKKGLNSVESLVDFPLLHDLSLPKESGFPSWSGWFEQNEIYNVNTDKGLKINNSASVIQAAISGQGVALGRSVLVQEDLDGGRLVQPFPELQCNIELAYYIVWKPSTVSNEKVAVFKRWLLAQVAT is encoded by the coding sequence ATGAAATTAAATCATTTAAATTGCTTGAAAGCGTTTGAAGCCTCTGCTCGTCACTTGAGCTTTTCTTTAGCGGCAAAAGAATTGAATGTCACGCCTGCTGCCATTGGCCAACAAGTGAAATTGTTAGAAGAATGGCTAGGGATCTCTTTGTTTGAGAGGCGCTCCTCTGGGGTATCACGGTTAGCATTAACCAAAGAAGCCTTGCAGGGCTTACCTGAAATTACTCGTGGTTTTGAGCATTTATCTCAAGGATTAGCTTTATTAAAGCCAGCTGAAGTGAATACTATTTTAACCGTGGCAGTCAGCCCTGCGTTTGCCGCGAAATGGTTATTAATGCGCATTGATGACTTCCAAACATTGCATCCTGAATGGGATCTGAGATTAGATACCAATATTAGAACCGTTGATTACCTTGCCGAGAGCATTGATATTGGTGTTCGTTATGGTAAAGGGGAGTGGGAAGGGTTAGATAATATCTTGTTAATGACCGAGTCTGTTTTTCCGGTCTGTTCTCCTGAGTTGTTAAAGAAAGGATTGAATAGCGTGGAATCATTGGTTGATTTTCCATTACTGCATGATCTTTCTTTACCTAAAGAGAGTGGCTTTCCTTCGTGGAGTGGTTGGTTTGAACAGAATGAAATTTACAATGTAAATACAGATAAAGGATTGAAGATAAACAATTCCGCCTCTGTTATTCAGGCAGCGATAAGTGGACAAGGCGTGGCATTAGGTCGAAGTGTGTTGGTACAAGAGGATCTGGACGGGGGGCGTTTAGTTCAGCCTTTTCCTGAGTTGCAATGTAATATTGAATTAGCTTATTACATCGTTTGGAAACCGAGTACAGTGTCTAATGAAAAGGTTGCGGTATTTAAGCGTTGGTTATTAGCTCAAGTTGCGACATAG
- a CDS encoding DUF3187 family protein produces the protein MKPITSLFLSTFVIGLYPSLATADTAVTPMKIYAQAPLHLNTLTTELRSAFALKEDSVELFATGTIASVWAHSESFNMDYYQNQVITGAQWQVTSKLKAELKYQYSYAGNNGLDSFVHGFHDFFGIGQNGRDEVDNNSFNISIPKYGVEIEDFEGETLSSALHSYLEYEVFSNQYNAISLGASLYLNHVNSGSFKRDSFEQGLQANYSFSYDKHALFSTVGVTFRDAGLSTSIPYKKNTAAFAIGYGYAITPSHHLVTSYHIYEGALDEGGDYAEASHEYVLGYRYLLEAAAFEFSVIENAVNMDNSTDIAFTFGVRYVL, from the coding sequence ATGAAGCCAATAACGTCTCTTTTCTTATCGACCTTTGTTATTGGGTTATATCCTTCTTTGGCGACGGCAGATACTGCGGTTACGCCAATGAAGATTTATGCTCAAGCTCCTCTTCATTTAAATACGCTCACTACTGAACTTCGTTCCGCTTTTGCATTAAAAGAAGACAGCGTCGAATTGTTTGCGACGGGAACGATCGCCAGTGTGTGGGCACATTCTGAAAGCTTCAATATGGATTATTATCAGAATCAGGTCATTACGGGGGCTCAATGGCAAGTGACATCAAAGCTTAAAGCAGAACTTAAATATCAATACAGTTATGCCGGTAATAATGGATTAGATTCGTTTGTTCATGGCTTTCATGACTTTTTTGGTATTGGTCAGAACGGACGAGATGAAGTAGATAATAATAGTTTCAATATTTCTATTCCTAAGTACGGTGTTGAAATTGAAGATTTTGAAGGCGAAACGCTATCGAGTGCTTTACATAGTTATCTTGAGTACGAAGTGTTTTCAAATCAATACAATGCAATTAGCCTAGGGGCAAGTTTGTATTTAAACCATGTCAACAGCGGTTCATTTAAGCGTGATAGCTTTGAGCAAGGTCTGCAAGCAAATTACAGTTTTAGTTATGACAAACACGCCTTGTTTTCGACTGTCGGTGTGACGTTCAGAGACGCGGGATTAAGCACTTCTATTCCTTATAAAAAGAATACGGCTGCGTTTGCTATTGGTTATGGGTATGCAATTACTCCCTCTCACCATCTTGTAACGTCATATCATATTTATGAGGGTGCGCTTGATGAGGGGGGAGATTATGCCGAAGCATCACATGAATACGTATTAGGTTATCGATATTTATTAGAGGCGGCAGCGTTTGAGTTTTCAGTGATAGAGAATGCGGTGAATATGGATAACTCTACTGATATTGCCTTTACGTTTGGTGTGCGCTACGTACTGTAA
- a CDS encoding AEC family transporter has translation MDNLITQLLFSASITGPICLMLFLGVVLKRIHLINDNFIEVASKLVFQVTLPAMLFLSIVNSDHDFSSSSRLIIYGLIANVAFFLFTTFSTKLVFKDKQDHGVIIQGGFRANTAIIALAYVANAYGDSGVALAAIYVASTTVLYNIQAVIALTPKEEHNEKQAFGVIIKTLTKNPLIIAILLGVVCSFLSIPIPEMVTQAGQYFANMTLPLALLCAGGSLNLSSMKKDNGPTWFATSYKLILSPFLITAGGIMFGFRGLDLGLLFFMSAAPTAAASYVMARAMGGNATLAANIIAQTTVASLVTCTVGIFILSSFSLI, from the coding sequence ATGGATAATTTAATCACTCAACTGCTATTTTCAGCATCAATTACAGGCCCTATATGCTTAATGCTGTTTCTTGGTGTTGTACTGAAACGCATTCACTTAATTAACGACAACTTTATTGAAGTCGCTTCTAAGCTCGTATTTCAAGTCACCTTACCCGCGATGCTCTTTTTAAGCATCGTAAATTCTGATCATGATTTCTCATCCAGTAGCCGTTTAATTATTTATGGTCTTATTGCAAACGTTGCTTTCTTCTTATTCACCACCTTTTCAACTAAGCTCGTTTTTAAGGATAAGCAAGATCACGGCGTTATTATTCAAGGCGGGTTTCGTGCAAACACAGCCATCATTGCACTGGCTTATGTTGCTAACGCTTATGGTGATTCTGGCGTTGCTTTAGCCGCTATTTATGTCGCATCAACTACTGTGCTCTATAATATTCAGGCCGTTATTGCCTTAACACCAAAAGAAGAGCATAACGAAAAACAAGCGTTTGGGGTGATAATTAAAACACTCACTAAAAATCCGTTAATTATTGCGATTCTATTGGGCGTTGTGTGTTCATTTCTCTCAATTCCAATCCCTGAGATGGTCACTCAAGCAGGGCAATACTTCGCAAACATGACACTGCCTTTGGCATTATTGTGTGCGGGGGGGTCGCTAAACTTAAGCTCAATGAAAAAAGACAATGGCCCTACGTGGTTTGCTACTAGCTATAAACTTATATTAAGTCCCTTTCTAATTACCGCAGGTGGCATCATGTTTGGCTTTAGAGGATTGGATTTAGGTTTGCTATTCTTTATGAGTGCCGCGCCAACCGCAGCGGCCAGTTATGTAATGGCAAGAGCCATGGGAGGGAATGCAACATTAGCGGCGAATATCATTGCCCAAACAACCGTTGCTTCATTAGTCACTTGTACGGTAGGAATATTTATTTTGTCTTCATTTAGTTTGATTTAA
- a CDS encoding IS91-like element ISVsa9 family transposase produces MHAYKPLKQLFNSQNNWLKFLHNNKANLRAVVIENVTKMLSCGTAAFGSREYHCCNPDCTHIKYIHQTCKSRACSSCGMKATERWIQKQQHVFPECEYQHITFTLPNTLWPIFRHNRWLLNKLFKCAANILLGWAKDKGIDVGIFCALHTYGRKLNWNTHLHLSVTRGGICERTGLWKPIYFQMKTTEPCWRAAIVSLLGKAYYELDLSSEECPYIRNKTDWSRFLSSQYNRRWKLHFAKKTNNVKPTMNYLGRYLKRPPISASRLSHYAKGGMITFNYLDHRTGTTDSLTLSPEEMIRRIVEHYPDKHFKMIRYYGFLSMRRRGEALPRVYAALGMTIEAEPKMPGYAAMLKGYVKVDPYECILCESRLVFTNFRVGNSVNDLVTHAIVQSELRAA; encoded by the coding sequence ATGCACGCATATAAACCCCTGAAACAATTATTTAATAGTCAAAATAACTGGCTTAAATTTCTTCATAATAACAAAGCTAACCTAAGAGCGGTCGTGATTGAAAATGTCACAAAGATGCTGTCCTGTGGGACAGCGGCTTTTGGCTCTCGCGAATATCATTGTTGCAACCCTGACTGTACCCATATCAAATATATTCACCAAACCTGTAAATCTCGAGCGTGCAGTAGCTGTGGCATGAAAGCCACAGAGCGATGGATACAAAAGCAACAACATGTCTTCCCTGAATGCGAATATCAACACATCACCTTTACCCTTCCAAACACGCTATGGCCTATCTTTCGTCATAACCGTTGGCTGTTAAATAAATTATTCAAATGTGCTGCAAACATTCTGCTGGGATGGGCAAAAGATAAAGGAATAGATGTCGGTATCTTTTGTGCTCTTCATACTTACGGTCGAAAACTGAATTGGAATACGCACTTACATTTATCGGTCACTCGTGGGGGAATTTGTGAACGTACCGGTTTATGGAAACCCATTTACTTCCAAATGAAAACGACAGAGCCTTGTTGGAGAGCGGCTATCGTCAGTTTATTGGGTAAGGCTTATTATGAGCTTGATTTATCAAGCGAAGAATGCCCCTATATCCGTAATAAAACGGATTGGTCACGCTTTTTAAGCAGTCAATATAATCGTCGTTGGAAGCTTCATTTTGCTAAAAAGACAAATAATGTAAAACCGACGATGAACTATCTTGGTCGGTATTTAAAACGGCCCCCAATTTCAGCGTCACGTTTAAGTCATTACGCCAAAGGCGGAATGATAACGTTTAATTATTTAGACCATCGAACAGGAACAACAGACAGCCTAACATTATCACCAGAAGAGATGATAAGACGGATAGTAGAGCACTATCCTGATAAACATTTCAAGATGATCCGATACTACGGTTTTTTATCAATGCGTCGTCGTGGAGAAGCTCTGCCTAGAGTTTATGCAGCTTTAGGTATGACAATAGAAGCTGAGCCGAAAATGCCAGGGTATGCCGCAATGTTAAAAGGATATGTAAAAGTAGATCCGTACGAATGTATTTTATGTGAAAGTCGTCTGGTGTTTACGAATTTCCGAGTCGGAAATTCGGTCAATGATTTAGTCACCCATGCGATAGTTCAGTCAGAATTGAGGGCAGCATAA